A DNA window from Hydra vulgaris chromosome 13, alternate assembly HydraT2T_AEP contains the following coding sequences:
- the LOC136089682 gene encoding histone-lysine N-methyltransferase SETMAR-like — translation MAVSDAIIRACLLYEFKLGTKAAEACRIVHYELLPSGKTITAEIYSAQLDRVSIALHPKQAALANRKGVVFHQDNARPHTAKITRESLARLQWEALPHPPYSPDLAPSEYHLFLALDNHMRNRQFRNKEGLENELVQFFSYQTQDFYKNGIY, via the exons ATGGCTGTGTCAGATGCGATAATTCGCGCCTGTTTACTTTATGAGTTCAAACTTGGAACCAAAGCTGCAGAAGCTTGTC GTATTGTTCACTATGAGTTGCTACCAAGTGGAAAAACCATTACTGCTGAGATATACTCAGCCCAATTGGACAGAGTTTCAATTGCTCTTCACCCAAAACAAGCAGCTTTGGCAAACAGAAAAGGTGTTGTATTCCACCAGGACAACGCCAGACCGCACACCGCAAAAATCACGCGGGAGAGTCTAGCACGTTTGCAATGGGAGGCTCTACCTCACCCTCCGTATTCACCAGACCTTGCGCCAAGCGAGTATCACCTGTTTTTGGCCCTGGATAATCATATGAGGAATCGACAGTTCCGAAATAAAGAAGGTCTCGAAAATGAGTTAGTTCAATTTTTTAGCTACCAAACTcaagacttttataaaaatggaataTACTAG
- the LOC101234551 gene encoding uncharacterized protein LOC101234551 — MRKAPNFRWLIVHLAVADVIYGIITPTQFLYLLFTNGEWRLGVVMCKCVQYVGPLTTNVSAWILCYMGYERYTAICYPFRQRLSTFTIHLGVSFIWVSCMLLKVQHVWRGDVKDKVCISDIPTLNEYNANAILTLIVDSLIPMIFLTYYLVRVNVTLRLRTKYLDDLRSNVPSINMNTLYQVRRRNVYGDVSCKRNNFFAENNNRQSNKFRLSRATSFCEKRRNAMYFDPSLQRAERIAQESYTTENIEDLNICRPLSGKNQLRCPNHSINALVATISRKRASIRELARIRIKEAGDRAIINVFSLTVIAFFVSSLPYNVFYLVVVLLHTTFVTVANEHKNELILANSWLGLLVISGCVMNIFIYSGKFPDFRRQIHGWLRNKDRRSVVLFFVPRKNLLIGSRR; from the coding sequence ATGAGGAAAGCGCCAAACTTTCGTTGGTTAATAGTACATCTCGCTGTTGCTGACGTTATTTACGGTATAATCACTCCAACCcagtttttatatttgctttttacaaatggcgaaTGGCGATTGGGTGTTGTAATGTGTAAATGTGTTCAATATGTTGGTCCGCTTACTACAAACGTTAGTGCATGGATATTATGTTATATGGGTTATGAACGCTACACAGCTATTTGCTATCCGTTTCGCCAGCGTTTATCAACTTTTACTATACACCTTGGTGTGTCATTTATTTGGGTATCATGTATGCTTTTAAAAGTGCAGCATGTTTGGAGAGGAGATGTTAAAGATAAGGTATGTATCAGTGACATTCCAACGTTAAACGAGTATAATGCAAACGCAATCTTGACATTAATAGTTGATAGTTTGATTCcaatgatatttttaacttacTACTTAGTACGTGTAAATGTGACGCTGCGTCTACGTACAAAGTACTTGGATGACCTTAGAAGTAATGTTCCAAGTATTAATATGAATACACTTTATCAAGTTAGAAGACGGAACGTTTACGGAGATGTAAgttgtaaaagaaataatttttttgccgaAAATAACAATCgtcaaagtaataaatttaggTTGTCGCGAGCTACATCGTTTTGTGAAAAAAGACGAAATGCAATGTATTTTGATCCAAGTTTGCAACGTGCAGAACGAATTGCGCAAGAATCGTATACTACAGAAAAcattgaagatttaaatatatgcaGACCTCTATCAGGTAAAAACCAATTACGTTGTCCTAATCACAGTATAAATGCGTTGGTTGCCACAATAAGTCGTAAACGAGCTTCTATAAGAGAACTTGCAAGAATAAGAATCAAAGAGGCAGGAGATCGAGCAATAATTAATGTATTTTCGCTAACAGtcattgcattttttgtttcgtCGTTGCCAtacaatgtattttatttagtagTAGTTCTTTTACACACTACTTTTGTTACGGTAGCTAATGAGCATAAAAATGAACTTATACTTGCAAATAGTTGGCTTGGGCTTCTAGTAATATCCGGATGCGTAATGAACATTTTCATTTATAGTGGAAAGTTTCCAGATTTCCGTCGACAGATACATGGATGGTTGCGAAATAAAGATAGAAGAAgtgtagttttgttttttgtgcctcggaaaaatttattaattggaTCACGaagataa